The Gloeomargarita lithophora Alchichica-D10 genomic sequence TTGTAGAGCCTCCTGTTCCCCCCAGTATTTGGACTTTTTGTAATCGCCGATGAGCTTATCCACCGGGCTTTGGTGGGTTTCATCCACCGCCTGCCCGCCGGTTCCCACCCCAATGGCGGCCACGGAACTGGTGTAAACCGTGCGGGGTACCCCTGCCAATTTTGCGGCCTGGAGAATGTGCCGGGTGCCCAGGACATTGGCTTGATAAAGCTGGTCTTTGTCTTTTTGCCAAAGAGAATAGTGGGCGGCCACGTGGAACAGCACATCGCATCCAGCCAGGTACTGGGGCAATTCCGGGCTGAGCAGGTTACCGGTCACCCGTTGCACCGGCAAACCCGTCAAATTCCGCAGGGAACTGTGGGGGCGCACCAAGACCTTCACTTCATGCCCCTGCTCAAGCAAAAGGCGTACCAGATTGGCTCCCACAAACCCGGTTGCGCCGGTAACTAAGGCTTGCGCCATGGAGACCTGGGGGTTACTCCTCTTCCACTAGCACCTGGCGGGGGTCGGTGGAGTCGTCCACCATGTCCTCGCTCAGCACCAGGATTTCTTCTTCACTTTCGGGCACTTCTATTACGGTGCGGTGGCGATACCCGCTGGAGCTTTCGGCAAAAAAGCCCGTTCCCGCTGGGATCAACCGCCCGATGATCACGTTTTCTTTTAACCCCCGCAGGTAGTCCACCCGGCCTTCGATGGCGGCCTCCGTGAGTACCTTGGTGGTTTCCTGGAAGCTGGCCGCCGAAATGAAACTATCCGTATTCAGAGCCGCCTTGGTAATCCCCATCAGTTTCGGGCCGTACTGGGCGGGGGCACCGGGGACGGTATTATTCAGGCTTTCGATTTCCCGCAGGGTCATCATTTCCCCCGGCAGACGCATGGTATCGCCGCCGTCTTCCACCAGCACCTTGGCGGTCATCTGCCGCACCACCACCTCGATGTGCTTGTCGGAAATTTCAATCCCCTGGTTGCGATAAACCCCCTGCACCTCGTTCACCAGGTGGGTTTGCACCTTTTCCAAACTGTGGCGGCAGGCTTCGTAGGGGGACTCGTTTTCCCGGTACACCTTGAAGAACAACTCCAGCAGTTCGTGGGGGTTGATCGGGCCGTCCGTGAGGGGTTCCCCGGCCTGGACGATTTCCCCATCCGTCACCACCAGATTTTGGCCGGGGTCGGTTTTGAGGTCGTTCACCTCCTGACCATCGCTGGCGATGATTTTAATTTGATAGGTATCATCGGGGCTACGGGTCACCTGCACTTGGCCAGAACGGGGGGCGAGATTGCAAGAATCCTTGGGTTTTCGGGCTTCTAAGAGTTCCTCAATCCGGGGCAGACCCTGGATAATGTCGCTGTTTTTCACCCGCTCAAATACCAGGGTCACCAGGCGTTCGTTGCGTTGCACCAAATCCCCATGCCCAACGTGCAAGGTCGCCCCCGCCGAAGCCAGATAGGGACGCGCCAGACGTAGGGTTACCTGGTCTTTTTTGACCTGCACCACCTGGCCGGATTCCGGGGCGGTCACCCCCGGTGCCAGTTCATCCCCCGCCCGGAGCATCTGCCCCGCACGCACCTGGGCTTTGGCACCGCCCAAGGGCAGTTGGAACTGGTCTTCCGAGGTGACCACCACCAACTTGCGGGTGGTGCCGCCTTCCTGGATAATCCGCCCGACAAACCCACCGGTGCGGCTGAGCATCACCGTGCGCGCCACGGGGGAAGCAGGGGCGATGGTCTGACCGTCCTGCACCAAAATCTGGGTCTGGGTGCGGCCTTGGATTTGGTCAGCTTCCTCGTCCGCCCGCACCACCAGCGATTCCAGGATCACCAACTGCAAGCGGCTAATGGCATCATCTTGGCCGTCCGGCATAAATTCAATATCGGCGGCCAGTTGGGGGGCATCCTCGCCAATTTCTAGTACCAACTGGGTACGGAGCAATTCCACCCCGTCTTTTGATTTCACCCGCTCGGTGTCTTTATAGCTCAACCGTTGCACCGTCCGCAGGCGAATCCCCGCCCCGGATTCGTGCATGGCCTCCTGGCTGGGCACCGCTGGCTCCGTGGCAATGGTGTATTCCACCACCGGGCGCAACAACAAGGCCGCCCCGGCGGGGGTGTCAACGTACTCCAAAAAACTAAGTGCCTCCACCTGCAAACCCGGCAGGACGGTTTCCCCCGGATGCGCCAGGCTTTCGTGCCGCTCCATCGCCAGGTTGGGGTCATCCACCAAAAACACCTGTCCCGGCTTGAGAACGACCTCCCGGAGAATATCGTTTTTCTCCACCACTTCCACCACCCCAGCATTCTGGCAGAAAATGTCTTTGACAATCTCGGTGCCAGCCTCCACGGATTCCCCGGCAGCCACGAGCAGGAGGGAAATGTCTTTATTCACCTCATGGGTTTCCTCAGGAATCCAGAGCAGAGTCCCCCCCTGGGTCACTTCGTAACCCTGTTTGCTCCCCCGCCCCTTGCGGATGGTTTCCAAACCCGCACTATAACGGACGATCCCCCCGGTTTGGGTGCGGTATTGGCTGTCTTGCAATTCCGCCACCACGGTCGCATGGGTAACTTTGCTACCAGGGCTGACCTTGAGGGCAAAGCGTTGGCCAGCACGGGTTTCCAGCATATAGTGCTCGCTCCCATGCAGGGTTTCTTTGATCACCTTGGCCTGGTCAAGCAGTACCGACGAAGTAATAATTTTAATCTCCCGACTACCCCGGTGATTTTCCCCCTGGCTGAGGCGCACCAGCCCCCCATGTTCGCTAATCAAATCCGTCTGGGACAAAACGGTTTCCGCCTGGATTTCCTGGCCGGTTTGCACCACCGGCTCGGCACCCGGAGGCAGGTTATAGACTTCCCCCGCCAGCACCCAGATCAGCCCCGCCCGTTGCGTACTGCGAATCGTGGCCGACTGCCCGTCACTGCCCGCACTGCGATCCAGTTTTTCTTCCACCTGCAAATCGGCGCAGTACACCTCGCCGGGAATATCCGTTGACACATCCCGGGTAGCTTTTTCCGTCGTGCGGCGGGTATGGCCGGTGATGGGTTTTTCCGCCAACACCTGCCCCGGACGTACCTGGGTGCCCGGTTGCACCAACACAATACTGCCCTTGGTCAGGGTAAATTCCTTGGTTTCCGTTTCGCCCACCAGTTTTAGGATGGTATCCCCTTCGGCCACCAGGGCATCCTCTCCGTGGCGGGTGCGGTGGGTGCGGGTGGGAGCTTCATTGCCCAGTTCCATCACCCCCGCAAAAGGCGCCCGGGTCAGTTCCGCCACATCCCCGGTAAATACGCCCCCTGTGTGAAATGTCCGCATGGTCAACTGGGTGCCGGGTTCACCGATGGATTGGGCGGCAATGATTCCCACCGCTTCCCCCATGTCCACCAACTGGCCGTGGGCAAGATTCCAGCCGTAGCAATTTTGGCAAATCGAATGGCTGGCCTCGCAGGTCAAGGGGGAACGCACCATCACTTCCGTGACCCCGGCTTTGACAATGGCTTTGGCTAGGTCACTGCTGATGCTTTGGTTGCGTACCACCAGGACTGCCTGGGTTTCAGGATGCAAAATATCCCGGGCGGCCACCCGACCAATCAACCGCTCCCGCAGGGGGATTTGCCGTTCCCCCACCTGGAGGGTACGCAGAATAATCCCTTTTTGGGTACCGCAGTCAACTTCCCGAATGATCATATCCTGCGCCACATCCACCAACCGGCGGGTGAGATAGCCGGAGTCCGCCGTGCGTAGAGCCGTGTCCACTAAGCCTTTGCGGGCACCGTAGGAGGAAATAATGTAATCCGTGACGGTCAACCCCTCCCGGAAATTGGCCTTGATCGGTTGCTCAATAATTTCCCCATTCGGGTCGGCCATCAACCCCCGCATCCCCACCAACTGCCGCACCTGGGACACATTTCCCCGCGCCCCGGAAGTCGCCATCATGTACACCGGGTTCAGGGGGTCGGTCTGCTCAAAATTGCGCATCAAGTCATCCTTGAGGGTTTCGCTGGTGGCATTCCAGGTGTCAATCACCTTTTGGAACTGCTCCACCTTGGTAATTTCCCCCCGGTCGTAGCGCTCCTTGGTGGTTTGGATGACTTCTTCCGCCAGTTGGAGCAATTCCGGCTTGCTGGGGGGCACCCGCAGGTCGTCAATGCTGATGGATACCCCGGCCTGGGTGGCATACCGAAACCCCATACTTTTGATAAAGTCGGCCATCTGGGCGGTGCGGGCGGTGCCATAGCGGCTAAATGCCCAGCCGATTAACTCCTTCAACTGGCCTTTGCCGATGACTTTGTTGCGAAACAGGGGACGGGGGGCGGGTTGGTTCATGGTCAGACCTCCGGCGATAAAAAGGATAACGAAACTAACTCACGAGGGCATCTTGGATGGTTTTGTTGAAAATTACCCGGCCAGGCGTAGTGCAAACATACTGCACTCGATAGCCGTGACTCGTACTGCGAATTTTCCGGGTTTCTTGGATGCGTTCTCCCCGGCGTTTTTGGCCGTAGAGTTCCAGGGTTTCGGTCACCCCATCGCTACGGGTTTGGGTGTCCGTACGCAAAAGGGTTTCTTCGCCGATGCCTTTTTTGCGATCCGCGGGTTCCACCTCCACTTCTCCCTCGTAGCGCAACCAAATCCAGGCGTGTAAATTCACCTGCTTTTGTTCATACGCTAGAATCACATCATTCATACTGGCGAAGTGACGACCCTGACCCTTTTGGGGGGTGGGATTTTCGGCGGTGAGGTAGTAGGCTCCCAACACCATGTCTTGACTGGGGGCAATGATCGGTTGGCCGGTGGCGGGGGAGAGCAAATTCCCGGCGGCCAGCATCAGGACACGGGCTTCCGCCTGGGCTTCTAG encodes the following:
- a CDS encoding DNA-directed RNA polymerase subunit beta'' encodes the protein MNQPAPRPLFRNKVIGKGQLKELIGWAFSRYGTARTAQMADFIKSMGFRYATQAGVSISIDDLRVPPSKPELLQLAEEVIQTTKERYDRGEITKVEQFQKVIDTWNATSETLKDDLMRNFEQTDPLNPVYMMATSGARGNVSQVRQLVGMRGLMADPNGEIIEQPIKANFREGLTVTDYIISSYGARKGLVDTALRTADSGYLTRRLVDVAQDMIIREVDCGTQKGIILRTLQVGERQIPLRERLIGRVAARDILHPETQAVLVVRNQSISSDLAKAIVKAGVTEVMVRSPLTCEASHSICQNCYGWNLAHGQLVDMGEAVGIIAAQSIGEPGTQLTMRTFHTGGVFTGDVAELTRAPFAGVMELGNEAPTRTHRTRHGEDALVAEGDTILKLVGETETKEFTLTKGSIVLVQPGTQVRPGQVLAEKPITGHTRRTTEKATRDVSTDIPGEVYCADLQVEEKLDRSAGSDGQSATIRSTQRAGLIWVLAGEVYNLPPGAEPVVQTGQEIQAETVLSQTDLISEHGGLVRLSQGENHRGSREIKIITSSVLLDQAKVIKETLHGSEHYMLETRAGQRFALKVSPGSKVTHATVVAELQDSQYRTQTGGIVRYSAGLETIRKGRGSKQGYEVTQGGTLLWIPEETHEVNKDISLLLVAAGESVEAGTEIVKDIFCQNAGVVEVVEKNDILREVVLKPGQVFLVDDPNLAMERHESLAHPGETVLPGLQVEALSFLEYVDTPAGAALLLRPVVEYTIATEPAVPSQEAMHESGAGIRLRTVQRLSYKDTERVKSKDGVELLRTQLVLEIGEDAPQLAADIEFMPDGQDDAISRLQLVILESLVVRADEEADQIQGRTQTQILVQDGQTIAPASPVARTVMLSRTGGFVGRIIQEGGTTRKLVVVTSEDQFQLPLGGAKAQVRAGQMLRAGDELAPGVTAPESGQVVQVKKDQVTLRLARPYLASAGATLHVGHGDLVQRNERLVTLVFERVKNSDIIQGLPRIEELLEARKPKDSCNLAPRSGQVQVTRSPDDTYQIKIIASDGQEVNDLKTDPGQNLVVTDGEIVQAGEPLTDGPINPHELLELFFKVYRENESPYEACRHSLEKVQTHLVNEVQGVYRNQGIEISDKHIEVVVRQMTAKVLVEDGGDTMRLPGEMMTLREIESLNNTVPGAPAQYGPKLMGITKAALNTDSFISAASFQETTKVLTEAAIEGRVDYLRGLKENVIIGRLIPAGTGFFAESSSGYRHRTVIEVPESEEEILVLSEDMVDDSTDPRQVLVEEE